The Naumovozyma castellii chromosome 4, complete genome genome contains a region encoding:
- the STB5 gene encoding Stb5p (ancestral locus Anc_5.59) → MTEMPQQRMKPESYSCSRCRRLKKKCPRQTPSCANCEKAHATCIYVGRAPRRTKRELEEARLRGEIIPHKKPRKLSQDEELNATTTSGSSQQLPTADFSGLPSMNEIVNSRTSSVPRTSISVHSPGTSTTSPGPPEGGVSSLISALSSLQGTGSPFTASTMHIPIARPSPGAISTLLNQAPSSEFVSPTSMKEPILSTDPSQAQHQQQHEVKSDFHPKAEPLLSFSPVDPKLINGQRVSKSEPHILHHFESIPIKAPDIETRTITSVFKGGLMTPWIQRDGSYKPIDRSLLDRFIAAYFKHNHRLFPMIDKIAFLNEVSTMTKFENIETDHDPIFVFEFYMIMAIGCTTLRRAGMLNMDEEDLSEHLSYLAMKNFSHVMELQNIETLRCLLLLGIYSFFEPRGSSSWTISGIIMRLTIFLGLNRVLTPKKMNMMSAVEVEARNRVFWSAYCFERLVSTCLGRYSAIDDDEITIDVPRPLYEGEKDEIEVTRTMIALRKIAGRIFKQVHSVSVSRQKLTMEERQDIIKNLRKELDDVYMNEQAKMEKHNSMKLDEPEPPSFNNPNIANSISYHSSDNWLSMRYAQLQILLYRPSTLIPKPPIDSLMNLGNFCLQAWKHTYTLYKEKLLPLNWITLFRTLTICNTILYCLCQWSIDLIESQIEIQQCVEILQHFGEKWIFASRCANVFQNISNTILDISLSAGKVPNMDKLTRELFGASDAYQDILDENNVDVSWVDKLM, encoded by the coding sequence ATGACTGAGATGCCACAACAACGGATGAAACCGGAATCATATTCGTGCTCCAGGTGTAGGAggttgaagaagaaatgtcCAAGACAGACTCCATCATGTGCAAATTGTGAAAAGGCTCATGCTACCTGTATCTATGTGGGAAGAGCACCAAGAAGAACTAAGAGAGAGTTAGAAGAGGCTAGACTCAGGGGTGAAATCATACCTCATAAGAAGCCGAGAAAACTATCTCAGGATGAAGAACTTAATGCTACAACAACCTCCGGTAGTTCACAGCAACTTCCGACCGCGGATTTCTCTGGGTTGCCCTCCATGAACGAAATCGTTAATTCAAGAACAAGTAGTGTTCCTAGGACAAGTATTAGTGTACATTCACCGGGGACGTCCACGACGAGCCCGGGACCCCCAGAAGGTGGGGTATCTTCTTTGATCTCTGCATTATCCTCTCTCCAGGGCACAGGATCACCATTTACGGCTTCAACAATGCACATTCCAATAGCTCGTCCGTCACCAGGTGCGATCTCCACCTTATTAAATCAAGCACCCTCATCAGAATTCGTATCTCCAACTTCAATGAAGGAACCCATACTTTCAACGGACCCTTCCCAAGCtcaacatcaacaacagcaCGAAGTGAAGTCGGATTTCCATCCCAAAGCAGAACCATTATTAAGTTTTTCACCGGTGGATCCAAAGTTAATCAATGGACAACGTGTGTCCAAATCAGAACCacatattcttcatcattttgaGTCCATACCAATTAAGGCCCCTGATATTGAAACGAGGACAATAACTAGTGTTTTCAAAGGGGGATTGATGACGCCTTGGATTCAAAGAGATGGTTCATATAAACCAATCGATCGTTCTTTATTAGATAGATTCATTGCAGCTTATTTCAAACATAATCATAGGTTATTCCCCATGATTGATAAAATTGCATTCTTAAATGAAGTCAGCACAATGACCAAATTcgaaaatattgaaacgGATCATGATCCCATTTTTgtctttgaattttatATGATTATGGCAATTGGTTGTACTACATTGAGAAGGGCTGGTATGTTGAATATGGATGAAGAGGATTTAAGTGAACATCTTTCATACTTGGCcatgaaaaatttctctCATGTAATggaattacaaaatattgaaacattaAGATGTTTACTATTGTTGGGgatttattcatttttcGAACCTAGGGGTTCCTCCTCATGGACCATTAGTGGTATAATTATGAGATTAACAATCTTCCTTGGTCTTAATCGTGTTTTGACtccaaagaaaatgaacatGATGTCTGCCGTGGAGGTGGAAGCTAGAAACAGAGTCTTTTGGAGTGCCTACtgttttgaaagattagTATCCACTTGTCTTGGTAGATATTCAGCAatcgatgatgatgaaattacCATTGACGTGCCTCGTCCATTGTATGAAGGtgaaaaggatgaaattgaagtcACAAGAACAATGATTGCATTAAGGAAAATCGCTGGCCGTATCTTTAAGCAAGTTCATTCAGTTAGTGTCAGTCGTCAAAAATTAACCATGGAGGAAAGACAAGATataatcaaaaatttaagaaaagaaCTCGATGACGTTTATATGAATGAGCAGGCCAAAATGGAGAAACataattcaatgaaattgGATGAACCTGAACCACCTTCGTTTAATAATCCTAACATTGCCAACTCCATATCATATCATAGTTCTGATAATTGGTTATCAATGAGGTATGCTCAGTTACAAATTCTGTTGTACAGACCATCTACTTTAATTCCCAAGCCACCCattgattcattaatgaatttagGTAATTTCTGTTTACAGGCATGGAAACACACGTACACACTTTACAAGGAGAAATTACTACCATTGAATTGGATTACATTATTTAGAACGTTGACGATTTGTAATACTATTCTTTACTGTCTTTGTCAATGGAGCATCGATTTAATTGAGAgtcaaattgaaattcaacaatGTGTGGAAATCTTGCAACATTTTGGTGAAAAGTGGATCTTTGCCAGCAGATGTGCCAAtgttttccaaaatattaGTAATACGATTTTGGATATCAGTTTAAGTGCAGGTAAAGTTCCCAATATGGACAAATTGACGAGGGAATTATTTGGTGCCAGTGATGCCTACCAGGACATCCTGGACGAAAACAACGTGGACGTTTCCTGGGTGGACAAATTAAtgtaa
- the FMO1 gene encoding N,N-dimethylaniline monooxygenase (ancestral locus Anc_5.60) encodes MTKKLAIIGAGPGGLATARVFLENTSDYDITIFEKNAGVGGLWYYPENDRNGRVMYDNLETNLDKRLMQFSGFPFEEKVRKFPLRQDVWKYLEDYYQTFIAKNGRVHLHFNTEVKSLEKANDWIVKTIEVNDNNNKDKVEKVYDFDYVVVANGHFTVPFFPKPVPGFKEWLENKAVLHASEFQNGLFAKGKNVVVVGNGSSGTDIANQLSTLSDKVYNSINKEVVSEEDHSPDDLFKTIPRIQSVDWSKHSVTLVDGEVIEGIDYLLYATGYYYDFPFVLEPEKRAALLGNETEQHSLHVGSLWKQLIYAKDSSLAFSLIPLGIVPFPLAELQASVIAKVFNGKIKVNPDSKNETNKKYDTGEDIAYYRDLQSILDKNGGAEDPLQPVKWDAALEKLRYDSANDKVERNKILFHYAAQLRRQHEPYGIPDVTYTASKL; translated from the coding sequence ATGACAAAGAAATTAGCAATTATAGGTGCAGGACCAGGTGGGTTAGCAACGGCCCGTGTTTTCCTGGAAAACACTTCTGACTACGATATCaccatttttgaaaagaatgcAGGTGTAGGTGGGTTATGGTATTATCCTGAAAATGACAGGAATGGCAGAGTTATGTATGacaatttggaaacaaaCTTGGATAAAAGATTGATGCAGTTCAGTGGTTTTCCCTTCGAGGAAAAGGTACGTAAATTCCCATTGAGACAAGAtgtttggaaatatttagaaGATTATTACCAGACTTTTATTGCCAAGAATGGTAGAGTACATTTACATTTCAATACTGAAGTTAAAAGTTTGGAAAAGGCCAATGATTGGATCGTTAAGACCATTGAAgtaaatgataataataataaagataagGTTGAGAAAGTTTATGATTTTGATTACGTTGTGGTTGCCAATGGTCATTTTACTGTTCCATTTTTCCCCAAGCCAGTACCAGGATTCAAGGAATGGTTGGAAAACAAAGCTGTCTTGCATGCAAGCGAATTCCAAAATGGGTTATTTGCCAAAGGTAAgaatgttgttgttgttggaaaTGGAAGTTCCGGTACTGATATTGCCAACCAACTTTCCACATTGTCGGACAAGGTTTACAATAGTATCAACAAGGAAGTTGTCTCTGAGGAGGATCATTCACCAGATGATTTATTCAAAACAATCCCCAGAATCCAAAGTGTGGATTGGAGCAAACACAGTGTTACATTGGTGGATGGTGAGGTCATTGAAGGAATTGATTATTTACTATATGCGACCGGTTACTATTACGATTTCCCATTTGTCTTGGAGCCTGAAAAGAGAGCTGCATTACTCGGTAACGAAACCGAACAACATTCATTACATGTTGGCAGTCTATGGAAACAATTAATCTATGCTAAAGATTCCTCTTTGGCATTTTCGTTGATTCCATTGGGTATTGTCCCATTCCCGCTAGCCGAATTGCAAGCCTCAGTGATTGCCAAAGTATTTAACGGGAAAATCAAGGTGAATCCCGATTCCAAGAATGAAACCAATAAGAAATACGACACCGGGGAAGATATTGCTTATTACAGGGACTTACAATCCATCCTGGACAAGAATGGTGGTGCTGAGGACCCATTGCAACCGGTGAAATGGGACGCTGCCCTGGAAAAGCTCAGATACGACAGTGCCAACGATAAAGTGGAGAGAAACAAAATCCTATTCCACTATGCCGCCCAACTCAGGAGACAACACGAACCATATGGGATCCCAGACGTGACTTACACTGCCTCCAAGTTATAG